The genomic interval TGGCGCGGGACACCGCCTCCGGCGAGGTGGCCCTCATCACCGCCGCGCGCCCGGAGCTGGCCGGCGTACCGGCGTACCGCCGCCGCTTCCAGGCCGAGGCGCGCACCGCCGAACGCCTCGCGGGCGGCTGGGTGGCCGCCCCCCTGGAGACCGGCGAGGAGCCGGAGACCCTGGAGGAGGGGCCGGCGGAAGAACCGGAACCCCTGTGGACGGCGGCGGGTTACGTCCCCGCGCTGCCGCTGGCCGAGGCGATCGGGATCGCCGGCCCGCTGGACGAGCGGGCCCTGCGGATACTGGGCGCGGGCATCGCCGAGATCCTCTCCCGGGTGCATGCCGCCGGGGCCGTACTCCAGGGGCTGGCCCCCGGCACGGTGCTGCTGGCCGCCGACGGGCCCCGCCTCACCGCCTTCGGCCCGCTGGGCGCGGCCGCGTCGGCCGAGGCCCGGCCGGGCGGCCAGCTCGCGGTGCGGCTCGGCTATCTGACGCCCGAGCAGATCGAGGGCAAGGAGGTCTCCGCCGCCTCCGACCTGTTCGTGCTGGGGCTGCTGCTGGCGTACGCGGCCACCGGGACGACCCCGTTCACGGAGGGCCCGGCCGAGGAGGCCGCCCGCCGGATCGCCGGGGACGAGCCCGAACTCGCCGCCGTACCGGAGGCGTTGCGCGGGCTGATCACCGACTGCCTGGCGAAGGACCCGGCCGAGCGGCCCACCGCCGGCACGGTCGCCGCCGAGCTGGCCCTGGAGGGCGCGGCGGGCCTCGCCCGGGGCGGCTGGCTCCCCGAACGGCTCGCGGCGGCGGTCGCGGACCAGGAGGCGCGGGTCCTGGCCCTGGAGGTGCCGGAGGAGGGCCCGGAGCGGGCTGACGGGGCGGCCGCGCCGGAGAAGGGCGCTCAGCCGGAGGGCGGCCCGGAACCGGAGGACGCCCCTACGGCCCCGGAACCGGAGGACGCCCGGCCGCTGCCCTCACCGGCGGTTCAGGACGCCCGGCCGCTGCCCGCACCGGCGGTGGACGCGCCCGCGTCGCAGGCGTCCGCCGCGCCGGTGTCCGCGGGCGGCGGGGGCGTCGGGGAGGACATCGGGGAGGACCGGGGTACCACCCGCTTCCTCAACACCGGGCCGAGGCCGCCGCAGAGCGACCGCCCGACGACCCAGCTCTCGCTCCCCCACGAACTCACCGCACCCCCGGGGGCCGCCCCCGCCCCGACGCCCCACCCGCTGCCGCCCGCCCTGCCCGCCGCCCCGCAGCAGCAGCCGGGCCACACGCACGGCGGACCCGCCCCGTACCCCGCGGCGGCGCTCCCCGCCGGGCCCGCCGGACTTGGTGGCGCGGGCAGGGGCCCGATGGTGTCGTTGCCGCTGCCTCCCGCGCCGGCCCCGGCGCCCGATCCCGCCGCGAGCCGCCGGACCCTGCTGACCATCGCGGCGGCGGCCGTCGGCGGGCTGATCGTGGGCGGCGGTTCGGTCGCCGCTCTCGGGTCCGGGGACACCGCGGTGGCGACGGACGACAAGCCCGCGCCGAAGCCCCGCCGCACGCTCCCCGGGCAGCCCCCCGAGCCACGCTGGATCTACGCTCACCCGGCCTCCGAGGCGCCCCCGCTCACCACCGCCGTATGGCGGGACAAGCTCCTCGTGGTGACCAGCGAGAGCCGGGCGAGCGCCGTGGACCTGCGCACCGGCAAGCGGCTGTGGCAGCGCGCGGACGCGGCGAAGGGGCAGGCCGCGCTGGCGGCGGGCGCCGATCTGGTCTTCGTGGCGAGCCCGACGGAGTTCCTGTGGCTGTCCCCGGAGAACGGCAAGGTCGTGCACCGTGAGCGCTACACGGACGTCTTCGGCGACCTGCCGGGGCTCGCCGTCGGGCGGCTGGCCGGGAGTTCCGGGCCGGTCATCTGGTTCACCGGTTCGCACACGGTCACCGTGAAGGCCCCGAAGCCGAAGAAGGGCAAGAAGAAGGGCAAGGACAAAGAGGTCGTCCAGGCCTACTTCTTCGCGTACGACCTCGTGCAGCGCAAGGAGCTGTGGCGGACTCCCGTGCCCGCGGGCCGCGCCCCGGGCACCCCTGCCTACCGGGTGGTCGTGGAACGCTCCGCCGACGTCCTCGTACGGCAGGATGCGGTCAGCCTGACGGCGGCCGAGGTCGGCGCGGCCAAGGGGAAGGGCTCCGTCCGCTCGTTCGACCAGAAGACCGGCAAGCTGCTGTGGACCAAGCAGTACGGCGCGGCCTCTCCCGAGTCCGCCACGGCAGGCGACGAGGACGGGTCGCTGTACGCGGCGGTCGGCACGGATCTCCAGGCCTTCGAGACGGACACGGCGAAGCCGCTGTGGCGCGTCGAGGGCAGCGACGGCTCGGTGTTCGGTACCCCGCTGGTCGCCGGGTCCCTGATCCACACCACCGAGCGCAGCCGACTGGTCGGCGCCGTCGAACGGGAGAGCGGCCGGCTCGTGTGGCGGCGCTCCACGGAGGTGCCGGGCGTCGGGAACGCCCCGTCGCTCACGCTCAGCGGCAGCGGGAAGACCCTGATCGCCGCCGACGCCGTCCAGGTCACGGCGTTCTCCGCGGCCGACGGCGAGCGGCTGTGGAAGTTCCAGGACATCGGGTCGGCCGATCCGAAGGGGGCGACGGTGAGCGCGTCGTACCGGTCGCTCGCCGCCGGGGGGACCGTCGTCGTCCAGCGGGACAGGGCCTTCTACGCCTTCCCGGTGGCCTGAGGCCCGGCCCGTACGGCCTCTTTCCCTCTCACCACCGCCGTCCGGGGGGTCCCCCGGACGGCGCGCCGCCCGGTGCTTGCGTCACCCGACACCACGTGACCGGATGATCGGATTCGCCCACTTATGGACGAGCCCGTGCCCGTAGCCGGGCTACGTCTCCGTCACGGAGGTGTTGTCGTGTCAGGCAGGCTCCTGCGCGTGGTCTGCACGACCGCGCTGGCCGCGGCGCTCACGGTCTCCCCCGCCGCCCCGGCGGCAGCCGAGCCGGGCCCCGTACCGTCCGAGGAGGCCTCCGGAACGGCCGATCCGGACGCGCCGGAGGAATCCGCCGCGTCCGGCCCGGCGGAGGAATCGGACGACCCCGGCCCGGCCCGGGCATCCGACGGATCCGACGCGGCCGAGGTCGACGCGGCGGACCCCGACGCCGAGACCGACGCCGAGGAGGTCGACGCCGAGTCCGCTCTCGGCGCGCCCGAGGCGCCCAGGAGCGTCGCCGCCCTGCTGCGCGAGCTACAGACCCGCTACCAGGTGGCGGAGGAGGCGAGCGAGACCTACAACGCCACCGCCGAGAAGCTGAAACAGCGGACCGCGCAGGTGAAGAAGGTGAACGCGGACCTGGCGAAGGCGCGGGCCGCGCTGGAGCGCAGCCGCGGGGACGCCGGGCGGCTGGCCCGGGAGCAGTACCAGGGGCGTACCGAGTTCTCCGCGTACCTCCGGCTGCTGCTGTCCCGCGATCCCCTGCGGGCCCTGGACCAGACCCACGTCGTGGGGCGGCTGGCCGCGAACCGCGCGGCGACGGTGGACCGGCTGACCGACGACGCCCGGCGGGCCGACAAGCTGGCCGCCGCCTCCCGCAAGGCGCTGGACCAGCAGAAGAAGCTGGCCGACCGGCAGAAGAAGCAGCGCGACACCGTGCGCGGGAAGCTCAAGGAGGTCGAAGGGCTGCTGGCCACGCTCTCCGAGGAGCAGATGACCCAGCTCGCCGCTCTCGAACAGCGGGGCGTGGACAAGGCGCAGCGCGACCTGGTGGCCTCCGGGGCGCTCAGCTCCACCCGGCCGCCCACCCGGCAGGGCGGCGACGCCGTCGCGTACGCGGTCCGGCAGATCGGCAAGCCGTACGTGTGGGGGGCCGAGGGCCCCGACTCCTTCGACTGCTCCGGGCTCACGTCCCGGGCCTGGTCGGCGGCGGGGCGGACGATCCCGCGCACCTCGCAGGAACAGTGGAAGCGGCTCCCGAAGGTGCCGGTCTCCGCGCTCCGCCCGGGCGACCTGGTGATCTACTTCCCGAAGGCGACCCACGTGGCGCTGTACATCGGCAACGGTCTGGTCGTGCAGGCGCCCCGCCCCGGCACCGAGGTCAAGGCCTCGCCGCTCGCGTCGAACCCGCTGCTGGGCGCCGTCCGGCCCGACCCCGGCGGCGCCCCGCTGTCCACGTACACGCCCCCGGAGCTACCCGAGGGCGCACGCGACGGCGCGGACACCGGGTACGGCACGGACGCGGCGCCGGACGCCACCCCGTAGACCTGTGCGGACGGGGCTCGGCGGCCGGACCGGCGGTGCTGGTCCGGCCGCCGAAGCGGTGGGCGGCTCGCTCAGGCGCCGGTGAGCGAGGCCAGGTAGGCGTTCGTCTTCTCCGGCTCGTAGAAGAAGTTCTCGAAGTCCGCCGGGTCGTTGAACCCGTTGGCGAAGCGGTCCGCGGCCGGCTGGAGCTCGCCGGCGGCCCCGATCAGGTTCAGCACGTGCTCCGGCGGGACGCCGAGCATGGCGTTGGTCCACTTCGTGACGTGCTGCGCGGTCTCCCAGTAACGGTCGAACGTGGACTGCATCCACGCCGCGTCGAACTCCTTCCCGCCGTGCTCGACGATCGAGTCCAGGTAGGCGTTCGCGCACTTGGAGGCCGAGTTGGAGCCCTGGCCGGTGATCGGGTCGTTGGCCACGACGACGTCCGCGACGCCGAGGACCAGGCCGCCGCCGGGCAGCCGCCCGATCGGCTTGCGGACCGTGGGGGCGTAGCGGCCGGCGAGGGTGCCGTTGGCGTCGGTCAGCTCGACCTTGGTGGCGCGGGCGTACTCCCAGGGCGTGAACTTCTCCATGAGCTCCAGCGTCTTCGCCAGGTGCTCGGAGGGGTCCTTGATGCCCTGGAAGGCGTCGAGCGGTCCGCCCGGGACGCCCTCCCAGAAGAGGATGTCGGCGCGGCCGGAGGTGGTGAGCGTCGGCATGACGAACAGCTCGCCGACGCCCGGGACCAGATTGCAGCGGACCGCGTCGAACTCCGGGTGCTCGGGGCGCGGGCCCATGCCGTGGACGTAGGCGACGGACAGCGCGCGCTGCGGGGCGTCGAACGGTGAACGGGCCGCGTCCCGGCCGAACATGGAGACCAGCTCGCCCTTGCCTGCCGAGACCATCACCAGGTCGTAGGTGCGGGAGAAGTAGTCCAGGTCGGAGACGGCGGCCCCGTGGATGACGAGCTGGCCGCCGCGCTGGGCGAAGGTCTCCATCCAGCCGGCCATCTTCACGCGCTGGTCGACGGACTGGGCGAAGCCGTCCAGCTTGCCGACCCAGTCGACGGCGCGCGAGGAGTCGGGGGCGGCGACGGAGACGCCGAGGCCCTCGATCTTCGGGGCCTGGGACTCCCAGAAGTTCAGCTGGTAGTCCCGCTCGTGCTGGAGCGCGGTGTGGAACATGCACTGCGTCGACATGACCCGGCCGGTGCGGATCTCGTCGGCGGTGCGGTTGGACATCAGGGTGACTTCGTAGCCTCTGGACTGAAGCCCCAGGGCCAGCTGGAGCCCGGACTGGCCGGCTCCGACTATGAGTATCTTCCGCATCGCGGCTCTCCGTTGTCTCTGATTCGAGGAGGTCTGGAGGAGGTCCGGGGGACCGCCCTCAGACGGGGGTGGCGTCGAGAGCGTGGCCCACCAGGGCGAGCAGCGACTCGACGACCGTGATCCTGTTACGAGCGTCCATGATCACTATCGGGACCTGCGGGGGTACGGTCAGGGCCTCCCTGACGTCCTCCGCCTCGTAACCGGGCGTCCCCTCGAAGTGGTTGACGGCCACGATGTACGGCAGCCCGCAACTCTCGAAGTAGTCGAGCGCGGGGAAGCAGTCCTCCAGCCGCCGGGTGTCGGCGAGGACGACCGCGCCGATCGCCCCGCGGACCAGGTCGTCCCACATGAACCAGAAGCGCTGCTGGCCGGGGGTGCCGAAGACGTACAGGACGAGGTCGTCCTCCAGCGTGAGCCGGCCGAAGTCCATGGCCACGGTGGTGGTGGTCTTCTCGGGCGTCGCGGAGAGGTCGTCGGTCTCCTCGCTGGCCTGGGTCATCAGCGCTTCGGTCTGGAGCGGCGTGATCTCGGAGACCGAGCCGACGAACGTCGTCTTGCCGACGCCGAATCCGCCCGCCACCACGATCTTGGTGGCGGTGGGCGCGCGGGTGTGGTCGAGCTGCCAGGCCTGGAGGGACTCCTCGGCCTGTTCCCGGGGCCCCGGCTGGCGCGGGGCGAAGAGCGGCGCCTCAGAGACGGCGGAGTCCATTGAGAACCCTTTCGAGCAGTGCGCGGTCGGGCTGACCGGCGCCGTGGCCGGTTCCGTACACGCGGATCTTTCCCTGGTCGGCCAAGTCGCTGAGCAGCACCCGGACGACTCCGAGCGGCATCTTCAACAGGGCCGAGATCTCCGCGACCGTACGCATCCGGCGGCAGAGTTCGACGATGGCCCGGAGCTCGGGCATCACGCGCGAGGCGAGGTTCCCGTTGGTGAGCTCCCGGCGCTCGTCGGGTGCTTCGAGGGCCGCGACGAACGTCTCGACCAGCAGGACGTGCCCGAACCGGGTGCGACCGCCGGTGAGGGAGTACGGGCGGACCCGGGCGGGGCGTTTGTCCGCCCCCCGGACGGGGAGCCGGGGGGCGGGTTCTGCGGCGGCGGTGGTCACAGGGCGCTCTCCATCGATGTGCGCAGCTCACTGCGGAGTTCGGGGGTGAGTACGTGTCCGGCCCGGCCGACGAAGAGGGCCATGTGGTAGGCGACGACGCTCATGTCGCAGTCCGGGGCGGCGTGGACGCCGAGGAGGGAGCCGTCGCTGATCGACATGACGAAGACGCTGCCCTCGTCCATGGCGACCATCGTCTGTTTGACGCCGCCGCCGTCCATCAGCTTCGCGGCTCCGACGGTCAGCGAACCGATGCCGGAGACGATCGTGGCCAGGTCGGCGCTGGAACCCCTGGGCCCGTCCGACGTCCCGGCGGCCGGTCCGGCCGCCTTCGCGGTCAGATGGCCGGGGTCGGAGGAGAGCAGCATCAGACCGTCGGACGAGACGACGGTGACCGAGTGGACCCCTGGCACCTCCTCCACGAGATTGCTCAGCAACCAGTGAAGGTTCCGGGCTTCGGTACTCAGCCCGAATGTGCTGGGCGCAGTCAACTGCGTGCCTCCTCGACTGTGTCCCCCGTCTCTTCGTTCCGGCCGTCCGCCCGGCCGCCGGTCTCGGCGGCCCGTGCGGTCCTTGCGTCACGTGGATCCTGTGCGGCGCCTGTGGCGTGTGCGGTGGTGGTCTCGTGCCCCGTACGCCCGGTGGGTACGCCCCCGGGGCCGGCGACGGTGATCCCGCCGGTCTCGGCGATCTCCGCCTCGACGTCGCGCCGGCCTTCGTTGGCCGCCTGGTGGAAGCTGCCGAGCCGGCGGCGCAGGGCGTCCCGGTCGAGGCTGCCGGTGCGCCCGGGGGCGGGGGTCGCGTCGGGCCGGACCACCTTGGGGGTGCGCTTCGGCAGCCCCTTGTCGGTGATCCGCGCCGCCTCGGGGCGGCGGGGGCCGGGGACGGTGTCGGCGGGGGCGGGGGCGGGGGCCGCTTCGGCGTGGGGCGCGGGGCGGACCGCGGGGCCCTCCGGGTTCTGGTCCCCCGGGCCGGTCTCGGCGGGGCGCTCGTGGCGGTCCGGGCCGATCGCGTACGGGCCGGCGGCGCCCGGCACGGCGGGGGTGTCCACTCCGGCCGGGATGTCCGGAGCCGTGGGGGCCACCGGGTCGGCGGGGGCGGGGGGAGGCTTCGGGAGCCGGACCTGCAAGGTGATCTCGGAGTCCGGGTCGGCTCCGGACCCGTCTTCGGTACCGGTACCGGTACCGGTACCGGTACCGGTACCGGTACCGGCTTCGGCCCCGGCCCCGGCCTCCGCGACCGGCTGCCGCGCGTCCTGCTGCTGCTCCTGCTCCTGCGGCGGTACGGCGGTGGCTTCCGCGTCCTCGTCGGGCGCCGTGTCCTCGGCAGCCGCGTTCTCGGCAGCCGCGTTCTCGCGGATCGTCCGCTCGGCGGCGACGATCAGCGGGTCGACGGCGGGCAGGCGCTCGGCGTCCGCCTCGGGGGCGCTCTCCGCTTCCGGGTCCGACGCCGCCCCGGGCTCCGGAGTCGGTGCCGTGGCCGGCGTCGGCTCGGCTTCGGCGGGCGTACCGGGCGTGGACGCCGAGGGAGGCAGCGGTGAACGGCTGGGCAGGGCGTTGGAGTTCGCCTCCGCCACCGAGCCCGGGAGGTTGAGCGTGGGCGCGTCACCGGGAAGCTGCACGGCGGGCGGCGAGGAGGCGGGCAAGGAGTTGGGCAGCAGGGCGCCCGGCAGAACGACGACGGCCGTCACACCACTCCCCTTCTGCTCGCGCAGCTGGACCCGCACTCCGTGCCGGGCGGCCAGCAACGACGTGACCTGGAGGCCGAGTCCGGCCCCGGTCATGTCGATGTGCCGCTCGCCCGGCTCGAACGAGGCCGGGTCGGCCAGCCTGGCATTGAGTTCGCCCATCCGGACCGTCGACATGCCGATGCCCGCGTCCGACACGGAGAGCATCACCTCGCCGCTCTCCAGCAGCCAGCCGGACAGCTCGACCTGTGAGTCGGGCGGCGAGAAGGAGGTCGCGTTCTCCAGGAGTTCGGCGAGGAGGTGGCTGAGATCGTCGGCGGCGAACCCGGCGATCTGGGCGTGCGGCGGCAGGGACTGGATGGTGACCCGCTCGTACCGCTCGATCTCGCTGACGGCCGCGCGCGCCACGTCGACCAGCGGGATCGGCCCGGCGTGGCCGTGGCCGTGCTCGGCGCCGGCGAGGACGAGCATGTTCTCGCTGTGGCGGCGCATGACCGTGGCCATGTGATCCAGCTTGAACAGGGTGGCCAGGCGCTCCGGGTCCTGCTCGCGCTCCTCCAGGCCCTCGATGACGCCGAGCTGCCGCTCGACCAGTCCGAGGGTGCGCAGGGAGAGGTTGACGAAGGTGTGGTTGACCGTGTTCCGCAGCTGCTCCAGCTGGGTGGCCAGCTCGGTGGCCTGCGTCTGGAGTCCGGCCCGCTGGGCGACGAGCGTCTCGCGGCCCTCGATCAGCTTGGAGCGTTCGCCGGACAGGCTCTCGACGCGTCCCCCGAGGTCCTGGTGGAGGGTGGTGAGCCTGCCGTGCAGGGAGTTCATCGACCGGACGACCTGGGCGAACTCGTCGTTGCGGCCGGTGTAGCGGACCGGTTCGGCGCCCTCGGGGTCCTCGGCGAGGCGCGCGGCGCCGATGCGCAGGACGGCGAGCGGCTGGGTGAGGGTGCGGGCGACGGCGGTGGAGACTCCGACGGCGAGCAGGAAGCAGCCGCCGAGCAGGGCGATGCTCAGTTCCAGGGCGGTGACGTCGTCGTCGCGGAGGCCCTCCAGGTGCTGGACCTGGCCGGTGGTCAGGGCCGACTCGACGCTGCGCATCCGGTCGACGCGGGCGGAGAGCGCGGCCTCCAGCTTCTTGGGGCTGATCCCGCGCTCCGCCTCCGACAGCTCGGGGCGGTCGGTGAGGCGGGTGAGGTACTTCTCCGCGTTGTTGACCTCGGATCCGGTGACGGTGGCGGAGAGCTTGTCGCGGGCCTCCGGGTCCGCCGCCTGGTCGAAGTCGGCCAGCGCGGCCAGCTCCCGGACGCGGGCCTGCTGGGCGGCGGCGCTCAGCTCGTCGCGTTCGCGGCCGGCCCGGGTGTCGCCCTCGTCCTCGGTCGCCACGGGGAGCCCGGTGAAGGGGTCCGGCTGAGTGGTCGGCTCGGGGCTCGGCACGGCGAGCGCGGCGAGGAGGAGCCCGCGGGTGGCGGAGGCCTGTTCGGACGCGCCGCCGAGGGTCACCGGGGCCCGGGTGGCGTCGGCGGCGCGCGGCGGGGTCTTCTCCGCCAGTTCGGCGGCGATGCCGTGCAGCTTGGCGATGACGTCGGAGTACGCCTGGTGCGCCTGAAGGGCCGAGCCCTTGCCGGTCAGCGCTTCACGGCGCAGCGAGGGAACCGCCGAGAGGTCGCGGCGCAGGGCCGCGGAGGCCGCCTCGTGGATCTCGTCGATCTGCTGGTCGACGCGGGTGG from Streptomyces sp. CA-278952 carries:
- a CDS encoding sensor histidine kinase — protein: MQKKRPRSKGTTRDGSGATPPAPGADKRTVRVRSRLVAGVAVVGVIVIAAGAPAVLGASADLTESQRLVTLAELNQQAVVLGHSLADERDAVTAYIADGRDEKDDDGAKNRTARTTRVDQQIDEIHEAASAALRRDLSAVPSLRREALTGKGSALQAHQAYSDVIAKLHGIAAELAEKTPPRAADATRAPVTLGGASEQASATRGLLLAALAVPSPEPTTQPDPFTGLPVATEDEGDTRAGRERDELSAAAQQARVRELAALADFDQAADPEARDKLSATVTGSEVNNAEKYLTRLTDRPELSEAERGISPKKLEAALSARVDRMRSVESALTTGQVQHLEGLRDDDVTALELSIALLGGCFLLAVGVSTAVARTLTQPLAVLRIGAARLAEDPEGAEPVRYTGRNDEFAQVVRSMNSLHGRLTTLHQDLGGRVESLSGERSKLIEGRETLVAQRAGLQTQATELATQLEQLRNTVNHTFVNLSLRTLGLVERQLGVIEGLEEREQDPERLATLFKLDHMATVMRRHSENMLVLAGAEHGHGHAGPIPLVDVARAAVSEIERYERVTIQSLPPHAQIAGFAADDLSHLLAELLENATSFSPPDSQVELSGWLLESGEVMLSVSDAGIGMSTVRMGELNARLADPASFEPGERHIDMTGAGLGLQVTSLLAARHGVRVQLREQKGSGVTAVVVLPGALLPNSLPASSPPAVQLPGDAPTLNLPGSVAEANSNALPSRSPLPPSASTPGTPAEAEPTPATAPTPEPGAASDPEAESAPEADAERLPAVDPLIVAAERTIRENAAAENAAAEDTAPDEDAEATAVPPQEQEQQQDARQPVAEAGAGAEAGTGTGTGTGTGTGTEDGSGADPDSEITLQVRLPKPPPAPADPVAPTAPDIPAGVDTPAVPGAAGPYAIGPDRHERPAETGPGDQNPEGPAVRPAPHAEAAPAPAPADTVPGPRRPEAARITDKGLPKRTPKVVRPDATPAPGRTGSLDRDALRRRLGSFHQAANEGRRDVEAEIAETGGITVAGPGGVPTGRTGHETTTAHATGAAQDPRDARTARAAETGGRADGRNEETGDTVEEARS
- a CDS encoding C40 family peptidase → MSGRLLRVVCTTALAAALTVSPAAPAAAEPGPVPSEEASGTADPDAPEESAASGPAEESDDPGPARASDGSDAAEVDAADPDAETDAEEVDAESALGAPEAPRSVAALLRELQTRYQVAEEASETYNATAEKLKQRTAQVKKVNADLAKARAALERSRGDAGRLAREQYQGRTEFSAYLRLLLSRDPLRALDQTHVVGRLAANRAATVDRLTDDARRADKLAAASRKALDQQKKLADRQKKQRDTVRGKLKEVEGLLATLSEEQMTQLAALEQRGVDKAQRDLVASGALSSTRPPTRQGGDAVAYAVRQIGKPYVWGAEGPDSFDCSGLTSRAWSAAGRTIPRTSQEQWKRLPKVPVSALRPGDLVIYFPKATHVALYIGNGLVVQAPRPGTEVKASPLASNPLLGAVRPDPGGAPLSTYTPPELPEGARDGADTGYGTDAAPDATP
- a CDS encoding roadblock/LC7 domain-containing protein, with protein sequence MTAPSTFGLSTEARNLHWLLSNLVEEVPGVHSVTVVSSDGLMLLSSDPGHLTAKAAGPAAGTSDGPRGSSADLATIVSGIGSLTVGAAKLMDGGGVKQTMVAMDEGSVFVMSISDGSLLGVHAAPDCDMSVVAYHMALFVGRAGHVLTPELRSELRTSMESAL
- a CDS encoding outer membrane protein assembly factor BamB family protein, coding for MEALRQDDPRRFGRFTALARFHEGASAVRYVARDTASGEVALITAARPELAGVPAYRRRFQAEARTAERLAGGWVAAPLETGEEPETLEEGPAEEPEPLWTAAGYVPALPLAEAIGIAGPLDERALRILGAGIAEILSRVHAAGAVLQGLAPGTVLLAADGPRLTAFGPLGAAASAEARPGGQLAVRLGYLTPEQIEGKEVSAASDLFVLGLLLAYAATGTTPFTEGPAEEAARRIAGDEPELAAVPEALRGLITDCLAKDPAERPTAGTVAAELALEGAAGLARGGWLPERLAAAVADQEARVLALEVPEEGPERADGAAAPEKGAQPEGGPEPEDAPTAPEPEDARPLPSPAVQDARPLPAPAVDAPASQASAAPVSAGGGGVGEDIGEDRGTTRFLNTGPRPPQSDRPTTQLSLPHELTAPPGAAPAPTPHPLPPALPAAPQQQPGHTHGGPAPYPAAALPAGPAGLGGAGRGPMVSLPLPPAPAPAPDPAASRRTLLTIAAAAVGGLIVGGGSVAALGSGDTAVATDDKPAPKPRRTLPGQPPEPRWIYAHPASEAPPLTTAVWRDKLLVVTSESRASAVDLRTGKRLWQRADAAKGQAALAAGADLVFVASPTEFLWLSPENGKVVHRERYTDVFGDLPGLAVGRLAGSSGPVIWFTGSHTVTVKAPKPKKGKKKGKDKEVVQAYFFAYDLVQRKELWRTPVPAGRAPGTPAYRVVVERSADVLVRQDAVSLTAAEVGAAKGKGSVRSFDQKTGKLLWTKQYGAASPESATAGDEDGSLYAAVGTDLQAFETDTAKPLWRVEGSDGSVFGTPLVAGSLIHTTERSRLVGAVERESGRLVWRRSTEVPGVGNAPSLTLSGSGKTLIAADAVQVTAFSAADGERLWKFQDIGSADPKGATVSASYRSLAAGGTVVVQRDRAFYAFPVA
- a CDS encoding styrene monooxygenase/indole monooxygenase family protein; its protein translation is MRKILIVGAGQSGLQLALGLQSRGYEVTLMSNRTADEIRTGRVMSTQCMFHTALQHERDYQLNFWESQAPKIEGLGVSVAAPDSSRAVDWVGKLDGFAQSVDQRVKMAGWMETFAQRGGQLVIHGAAVSDLDYFSRTYDLVMVSAGKGELVSMFGRDAARSPFDAPQRALSVAYVHGMGPRPEHPEFDAVRCNLVPGVGELFVMPTLTTSGRADILFWEGVPGGPLDAFQGIKDPSEHLAKTLELMEKFTPWEYARATKVELTDANGTLAGRYAPTVRKPIGRLPGGGLVLGVADVVVANDPITGQGSNSASKCANAYLDSIVEHGGKEFDAAWMQSTFDRYWETAQHVTKWTNAMLGVPPEHVLNLIGAAGELQPAADRFANGFNDPADFENFFYEPEKTNAYLASLTGA
- a CDS encoding DUF742 domain-containing protein; amino-acid sequence: MTTAAAEPAPRLPVRGADKRPARVRPYSLTGGRTRFGHVLLVETFVAALEAPDERRELTNGNLASRVMPELRAIVELCRRMRTVAEISALLKMPLGVVRVLLSDLADQGKIRVYGTGHGAGQPDRALLERVLNGLRRL
- a CDS encoding GTP-binding protein; translation: MDSAVSEAPLFAPRQPGPREQAEESLQAWQLDHTRAPTATKIVVAGGFGVGKTTFVGSVSEITPLQTEALMTQASEETDDLSATPEKTTTTVAMDFGRLTLEDDLVLYVFGTPGQQRFWFMWDDLVRGAIGAVVLADTRRLEDCFPALDYFESCGLPYIVAVNHFEGTPGYEAEDVREALTVPPQVPIVIMDARNRITVVESLLALVGHALDATPV